In the genome of Blastocatellia bacterium, the window CGACTCGCGCGTGACGTCGGCATTGGTGACACTTCAAGGAGCGATCCGGGAGGACATAGACCTGAAAGATGTGAGAGTGATCATTGCGGGTCCGGGTGGCAGTTCTCGAGAGTTTCCTATCCTTGACACTCTCGTTCGGGGAACAGCACCTCAGTTCACCATTGGGCCCAATCTTGTTGGCAAGCTTTTTGAAGGGTCGAACAAGATAACTGTGCGAGCGACCGACTTTTCAGATAACATGGGTGAGGCGAGTGTCTTCGTTCAACTCCAGCGCCCTGATTTGTTCGGCATGGCCATTGAGGTCACGCAAGCAATTCAGGACCTCAACAACAGTGTTCCGCTCGTTGCCGGCAAATCTACTTACGTGCGGTTCCACGTGCGGGCCACGGGACCTTCCGATGTGCCCAGTGTATCGGCTACCTTGATCGGTTATCGTGGGAGCACAAAACTCGGCGAGTTGTCCTCGCTCAATCCATCCAGTCAGATTACAGTTAAGAGGGCGCCCGATAGAGGACAGATCAACGACAGCTTTCTTTTCGGCTTGCCGAATTCGTGGACAACAGACGGTTGGCTCACACTTCATGCCTGGATTGATCCTGGGAACGCGGTGGAGGAATCGGACGAGACGAACAACCGGCTTTCGGTCACGGTCTTGTTCAGTCCCGTGCCGCCGTTGCGATTAAAGGTTTATGGTGTGCAGTATTCCCACGAGGGCAGAACCGTTGAGCCCAACTATGTTGATCTCGACAATTTGGCCTCATGGCTTGTGCGTGCTTATCCTATTCCTGACCTCTACATGGGATATGCTCGTGTGCGCTTCTCCTTCATACCCAGTTGCACCACGCTCAATGGATGGCTGTGGGTTACTCGTGGCCTTGACGTGCTGTTTGGGGGAGAGGATTCGAGGACCCGTTACTACGGAATGGTCCGCGACGACGGAGGGTTCATGCGGGGCTGCGCCGCAGGTATCCCCGGAATTGTTGCGTCAGGTCCTACGGGCGCGACCATGTATGCTTGGGATACGGATGGTTCTTACGGCGATTGGTACGGCGGCCATGAGTTGGGGCATACTCTCGGTCGTGAGCACGCCAATTTCTGCGGGGCCACTGGTGGCGGTCCCTATCCCTATCCTGAAGGCAGAATCAGCTCAGCCGACAACGCTTTCTATGGCTTCGATTCGCAGTTCAGACGAATCTATCCCCCAACCTGGCGTGATGTCATGACTTACTGCAACAACCAGTGGATTTCAGATTTCACCTACAGGGGCATTCGTAATAAGCTCCTCGATGATTACTCATCGCTTGCGACGACGACAAGTCAGCCTCAGCGTCGTAACCTGATCATGATCGAAGGCCGGGTCAATCTTGACAGGCCCAGCGCGACGCTGGGAAGGATTTATGTGTTGCGGGAGCGCCCGCAGCCTCCGCTGCCTCTGCCAGGCGATTACTCGATTCTCTTCATGGACCGGAGCGGCAATCTGCTCATGGAGTTCCCCTTTAGTCCAATCCCTGATGTGATCGAATCGCATCTGCCAAGCCAGTTGAGTTTCGATCAGGTGGTTGAACCGCCGCCCGATCCAATGGCGACTATCTTTGAGATCTTGCCCTTTGATGAGCGGGTCGCCCGAATAGCCGTCTCGTATAAGGGTGTAGAACTGGTCTCGCGCTCGGTCAGTGCCAATCCGCCCGAGGTGAAGATCCTCTCTCCCAATGGTGGCGAGGTGCTGCAAGAGTCCGCTACTGTAGCTTGGACTATGAGCGACAAAGACGGCGACCCGCTGACAGGATCGTTGCTCTACAGTGCCGATGCGGGGACCACCTGGATCACCGTTGCTGCCGCGATTGAGGGCTTAAGTCATGAAGTGGACTTGACTGGTCTTCCAGGCGGAGACCACTCGCTCTTCCGTATCCTTGTGAGCGATGGCGTCAATACCGCCGAAGATACATCGGATAATACGTTCCGGGTTCCGAATAAGAGACCGACCGTTAAGATCGTCAATCCGATCGAGGGAGCGTTCTTCAACCCCGGTCAGATGGTGAGATTTCAAGCCAACGGGCAAGACCTAGAAGATGAACGTTTAGACGATGAAGCCTTCTCCTGGAGTTCGAGTCTTCAGGGGGCGCTCGGGAAAGGCCGTGTCTTGGAAGCAGCCAACCTGAAGGTTGGCAAGCACGCCATTACCGTTGAGGTTCGGGACAAGAGCGGTAACGTTGGTGCTGATCATATCAACATCGAGGTCACTCCAACGGTTCCCGTCAACGATAGGTGCGACTTTGCCAGGCCGATTGAGGGAACGAGCTTCACCGAAGATCTCGACACGACAGGCGCCACCTCTGGCCCCGAAGATCCCGTGCATAGTTGCACGAACAGGCGGGACAATAATTCGGTTTGGTACAGTTTCACGCCGACCCGAGATGGGACCGTGACGCTGAGGACCTCTGATGGCACGTTTCGGGCCGTCATTTCCGTCTACACAGGCGCTTGCACGAGCCTGACGGAAGTAGCTTGTTTTGCCTCTCGTTCGACAACCGCACGCCTCATTTTCGGAGTAAAAGCGGGTATAACCTATTTAATCCAGGTGACCAGTTCAACACCGGGTGGAGGACAGCTTCAATTAAGCTTCAGCTTCCGCTAGTCTTTGGGAGGATCCTGATACCAATTGCCTTTTGAAAAACCCTCATGAATTGCGGATAACTGGTCACGATGTCAGAACTTATAAACCCGAAATCCGCCCGTCCACAACCCGCAATTGGTATGAGGATCTTGTCGCCTCTCTCCCAAAACCCATTTGCCCATCAGGGACGACGGAAGGCATGATGGCCTTTTAGGAGATTCGGCAGAATGTCCTCTACGCCTCCCATCACTTGCGGTGAGGGCAAGTGCTGGCGAGAGCAGAGGTTATACCAATTGCCTAATGAAAGGCCATATCTTCTCAGAAAAGGCTGGTGACAGCCTCCTGTATCCAAGCTCACCCGGCCAGACTTTTGACCCGCTCCGGATCGGCGGCCCATCGGTGCCGTTCCTGCTCAATGGCGGCTTTCTTCCGCTCCAGATCGTCGTACACTCGGCCTTCCACGCGAGCAGCAGAATTGCTCGATGACTCGTTCGACCGGGTTGAGTTCGGGTGAGTAGGCCGGTTGCTCAATCATCTTCACCCCCACGGCCTTGACCTTTTGCGCCCGATGGCTGGGGGCTCGGTCCCAGACCATCACCTCCACCCCGTGCGCTTCCCATCTCTGCACCACCCCGACCAGCGAGTCCTGCTTCATATCTGGCGTTCACGCCCAATACAACCGGCCATCCAAGCCGTTATGGCCAGGTGCAAATAGGCCCATCGGGAGGTCCGCTCCACCACCTGGCGCACCTTCACCCCTCTGGCAACCCCCACGCGCCGAATCTGGCTGATCCGTCTCAGCCGCATTTCATCACCCCGAAACAGAGCCAAGCGGTGGCTCAACCCGACCGCCTTCACCTGGGCCGCCAAGCCCCCTTTTTCCAGACCTCCTGCACCGGAGCCGAAGCTTGAGTCGCCATCGGTCGCAGCACCTTTTTATCCCAAGGCGGGCAAAGACCCCTTCATCCCCCAATAACTGTAGGTCACATCAAACGTCTGCTTCACCCACATCACGGCTTCCCTCTGGGCCGCCAACATCCCCTGGCTGGCCTGTTCTCTCCAGCGTCGCCTTCGGCTCCGGCGTCAACCTCGATTTCCCGCCTCCATGAGCCCCCGTGACGGTGCTCCCGCACTCCCTTCACCTCTGCCTGCCGATACCACGTTCCCCCACTCCCGCACCGTGCCAAAGTGGACCCCGACGATCTCGGCCACCTCCTTCACCAGACGCCCTTGACGCAATAGCCACAGCGCCTGCAGCCGCTTCCGGTCTTGATCGTCCTTCTCTTGTTTGTACAGCGTGTAGAGCGTGGCTTGATCTTCTTACCGCGGGATCGCCATTCGTCGTCCTCTCATATCGGCCTCCTCCTTGCCGGTGATTGCTCGTCTACTCCATCACTGGGTCTTTAAAACGGCAATGGGTATAAGGGAGCGGGGACGACACTCCTCACCAGCGAGTGAGCGGAGGATGGTCACGTGTTGTCCAGGCTCAGAAATCGTGTAGCAGCTTGGCTTTGTTTCGGCTGCCTGAGGCTTCACTTTTTAAGGTGCAAAGGTCGAGTAATCACGATGCATCGGGGGAAGATGGTGCGGATGGGGATACGTTGCCGGTAGGTTCAACCGCCGGCAATAAGCTCTCCTCTTCTTCGATGCTCTCGGATTCGGTGGTCAGAGAGCGTGAAGCGGAAACGCCTTCGGCCCGAGCGATACGCGGCGCGTGCCGCAGTCGCCGTTGCCATTGCGCAGAGAGCCCACCGGTGAGAAGCTCAACGTCATGGGGTGGAGGGTGAAGGGCCGGGCTGGCTGTCCCGCGTTGTTGAATGGCTTTGCGATAGGCAGCATTGGCGGCTTCCAGATCGCCCTTCATGTAGAGCACGCGCCCCAGATCGTTGTACGCTTCGGCAAAAATGCCCTGCCGCTGCTCGATGGCGATTTTGAACTCCTCGATGGCCGAGGCCAGCTCGCCGCGACGGGCATGAAGGCGACCTTTCTGATAGTGTGCTTCGGGAAAGAATCCCCGGCTCTGGCGAATGGCCTGAATCATCTGCTCAATCGCGGCGTCGAGCTGTCCTTTGCGGGCCAGCAGCAATCCCGCTTCATAGTGAGCGTCGGGATAGCCGCCGGGTTGAGCCGCACAGGCAGCGCGGAGGACCGAGATCGCTTGATCGAGGTCGCCATGAGCGGCCAGGGCGCGGCCGAGCCAGTATTGCGCTTCGGGATAGTGACTTTGCTGCTCCAGAGCCGTGGTGAATTCGGTGATGGCACCAACGTAGTCGTTCTTTTCGTAGAGCGTTCGTCCCAGTTCAAAATGAGCTTCGGGATAGATGCCCGCCCGTTGATCAATGGCTGTACGAAAGGCCTGGATGGCCGCTTCAAACTGGCCCTGACGCGAGGAGACCACGCCCAGATAATAATGCGCCTCGGGGTCAACCGGTTGAAGAGCGATGACCTGGCGGAACGCTGCTTCGGCCTGTGCCAGATCCCCGGCATCGAGCAAAGCCAAGCCGAGATTGAGATAGGCGTGGGGATCGGTCCCGTGACTCTGATCGGCGGCGCGGCGGTACATCTCAATGGCCGTCGTCAGATCCCCTTTGCGAATGTAAGCGTTGCCGAGATTGCGAAGGGCTTCGGGGAAGATGCCACCGCTGTCTTCGATCGCTTTTTGATAGGCGGCGATCGCATCGTCGAAAAGCCCCTTGGTGTAGAGAGCATTCCCCAGATTGTAATAGGCCAGCGGAAACGTCTCGCACTGAGCGATGGCCTGACGAAAGGCATCGAGAGCCTGATCCACCTCGCCCAGATCCGCCAGCACAATGCCCAGACGACACCAGGCGTGGGGAAAGATGTTTTTCTGCGTCTCGATGGCTCGGCGAAAGGCGGCCACAGCTTCGCTCAGCTCGCCCTTCTCATAATGAGCCACGCCGAGTTGATAGTAGGCATCGCTGAAATCGTTCCGCTCTTCGATAGCCTTTGTATAGGCTGCGATAGCTTGTGCCAAATCGCCGCGCGCGAAGTGTGCGTTCCCCAGATCGTAAAACGCTTCGGGGTACACCTCGCCGGCGTAGCGAATGGCTGCGGTGAAGGCGGCGATGGCTCCTTCCAGGTCTCCTCCGTCGGCCAGGGCCAGTCCGAGATCGTGATGGGCTCGAGCGAAATCTTCTTTCAGCCGGATAGCCTCTTGAAATTCTTTGACGGCCTCCGTCACGTTCCCATCCAGATAGAGCGCTACGCCCAGAGCGTGATGAGCCTTGGCGAAGTGAGGGTTGAACGTCAGAGCCTGGCGGTAGGCCGCGATCGCTTCTTCCAGCTTACCCACGCGGGTCAGGGCGCGACCGAGGTGATAATACGCGCCGGGAAATTCCGGGCATTGCTCAATGGCCAGATGAAATTCCTGGATTGCTTCGTTGACGTCGCCGGCGTCCAGAAGAGCGCGACCGAGATGATAATGCGCTTCGGGGAACTCGTAGCGCCAGGCGATGGCCTGACGAAACGAGGCGATGGCGTCGGGGAGGGCCTCCGGGCCTTTTCGCGCCAGAGCACGTCCGAGGTCGAGAGCCGCTTCGGGCCAGGGGTCGGGATGTTGCGCCAGCGCCGTGCGCAACGCGGCAACGGCATCATCAATGCGATCGTCGGCATAGTAGGCGGTCGCCAGATCACGATAGGCTTCGGGATAGTGGCCCGCCCGCTGCTCGATGGCGCGCTGGAAGGCGCGCACGGCCAGATGCAACTCGTCCGTCGAAAAATGAATGCGCCCGAGCAGATGATAGGCTTCGGGAAACTGATCCCCGCGTTGCTCGATGGCCGTGAGGAGCGTGCGCCGCGCTTCCTCCATCTGACCTTGTTCAAACAGCACGCGCGCGAGATTGAAATACGCATGGGGGAAGTGAGGATGGGCTGCGATGGCTTGACGGAAGGCCGTAGCGGCTTCGGCCAGTTCTCTCCGGGCATGAAGCACGCGCCCGAGGTTATAAAGCGCGCGGGCATGCGTTCCTCCCGACGATGCGATGGCCGCGCGGAAGGCGTCGGCGGCAGGCTCTAACTGACCCGCGCGAGCCAGCAGATGTCCCAGTTCGTAGTGAGCATCGGTCACCTCGTATCCTTGAGCGATCACGCGACGATACCGCTCGGCTGCTTCCTCGAGCTGGCCATCGGCGGCCAGAGCGCGAGCCAGCTCCAGTTCGGCTTCGGGGAACTTTCCCTGGCGTTGCTCCACGGCTTTGCGGAAGGCCTCAATCGCGCCGGTCGTGTCACCGCTGGTGATCAGCAATCGTCCCAGATCATAATACGCTTTGGGGAAGAAGGGATTCTGCTCGATGGCGCGACGACAGGCAACAAGGGCTTTTTCCAGTTCGCCCTTCTGTGCCAGAGCCAAAGCCAGATGATGATAGGCCGCCGGGAACGTGCCCTCCTGTTGACGGATGGCTGTCTCCAGCGCTTCGATGGCTCGATCGCTATCGCCCCGACGCAGGTAGGCGCGACCGAGATTAAAATAAGCGGCAGCGTTGTTGGGCTCGGCGGCGATACACTGGGTGAAGGCGGTGATCGCCTCATCAACCTGCCCGCGTGCCAGCAGCGCGCGTCCCAGTTCAAACTGCGCTTCGGGATATTCTCCTGCGCGTTGCTCGATGGCGGTGCGAAAAGATTCGATGGCTCCCTCCAGATCGCCCTTGCCCATGAGCAGCCAGCCGAGCTGGAAATGCACGGCGGGACTGTTTCCGCCCGATTGCTCGAGCGCTGTGCGATAAGCGGCGATGGCCTCATCAATCTCGCCTTTATGCGCCAGTGCCCATCCGAGGTTGAAATAAGCACGAGGGAAAACTCCGCCGCGTTGAGCGATGGCCTGACGAAAGGCGGCGATGGCCCGATCAATCTCGCCTTTGCTCAAGAGCGCCAGGCCAAGACTGTGGTACGCGCCCGGATGGTTGCCCGATTGCTGTTCGATGGCACGCTCATAAGCGGCGATAGCGCGATCGGTATCGCCGCGTCGGGACAGAGCCAGACCCAGGTGGTAATAGGCATCGGGATAATGCGGTTGTTGTTCGATGGCCGTCGTGAAGGCGGCGATCGCTTGATCAAGCTGGCCGGCATCGGCGAGTGATTTCCCCAGAAGGAGATAGGCCTTGGGGAATCGTCCATGCTGCTGCTTGATGGCCGTGCGCAGCGCGGCGATGGCGGCTTCCAGGTCACCTCGCTGATAGTGGGCCTGAGCTTGTTCGTAGTGCTGTTGCGCGATGTTGCCGTATGCGTCCATTGCTGCTGTCACGCCCGCGAGTCCCGCGCCGATTGGCCTGCCCCGCACCGGCAGGTTGTGTGATGGCCTGTGCTACACCGTAGCGCGAATGTTCGAGTCTCCGATGATGCTGAGCCGAGCCTGAGCCTCTCTCCAGGCCAGCGAAATTATACACGACGGCCCGTCCTCCCGTGAGAGTGATGGTGAGAGAGGCGCCCGGCAACGGCTTCA includes:
- a CDS encoding helix-turn-helix domain-containing protein, producing the protein MYKQEKDDQDRKRLQALWLLRQGRLVKEVAEIVGVHFGTVREWGNVVSAGRGEGSAGAPSRGLMEAGNRG
- a CDS encoding tetratricopeptide repeat protein gives rise to the protein MEAAIAALRTAIKQQHGRFPKAYLLLGKSLADAGQLDQAIAAFTTAIEQQPHYPDAYYHLGLALSRRGDTDRAIAAYERAIEQQSGNHPGAYHSLGLALLSKGEIDRAIAAFRQAIAQRGGVFPRAYFNLGWALAHKGEIDEAIAAYRTALEQSGGNSPAVHFQLGWLLMGKGDLEGAIESFRTAIEQRAGEYPEAQFELGRALLARGQVDEAITAFTQCIAAEPNNAAAYFNLGRAYLRRGDSDRAIEALETAIRQQEGTFPAAYHHLALALAQKGELEKALVACRRAIEQNPFFPKAYYDLGRLLITSGDTTGAIEAFRKAVEQRQGKFPEAELELARALAADGQLEEAAERYRRVIAQGYEVTDAHYELGHLLARAGQLEPAADAFRAAIASSGGTHARALYNLGRVLHARRELAEAATAFRQAIAAHPHFPHAYFNLARVLFEQGQMEEARRTLLTAIEQRGDQFPEAYHLLGRIHFSTDELHLAVRAFQRAIEQRAGHYPEAYRDLATAYYADDRIDDAVAALRTALAQHPDPWPEAALDLGRALARKGPEALPDAIASFRQAIAWRYEFPEAHYHLGRALLDAGDVNEAIQEFHLAIEQCPEFPGAYYHLGRALTRVGKLEEAIAAYRQALTFNPHFAKAHHALGVALYLDGNVTEAVKEFQEAIRLKEDFARAHHDLGLALADGGDLEGAIAAFTAAIRYAGEVYPEAFYDLGNAHFARGDLAQAIAAYTKAIEERNDFSDAYYQLGVAHYEKGELSEAVAAFRRAIETQKNIFPHAWCRLGIVLADLGEVDQALDAFRQAIAQCETFPLAYYNLGNALYTKGLFDDAIAAYQKAIEDSGGIFPEALRNLGNAYIRKGDLTTAIEMYRRAADQSHGTDPHAYLNLGLALLDAGDLAQAEAAFRQVIALQPVDPEAHYYLGVVSSRQGQFEAAIQAFRTAIDQRAGIYPEAHFELGRTLYEKNDYVGAITEFTTALEQQSHYPEAQYWLGRALAAHGDLDQAISVLRAACAAQPGGYPDAHYEAGLLLARKGQLDAAIEQMIQAIRQSRGFFPEAHYQKGRLHARRGELASAIEEFKIAIEQRQGIFAEAYNDLGRVLYMKGDLEAANAAYRKAIQQRGTASPALHPPPHDVELLTGGLSAQWQRRLRHAPRIARAEGVSASRSLTTESESIEEEESLLPAVEPTGNVSPSAPSSPDAS